In the genome of Daucus carota subsp. sativus chromosome 9, DH1 v3.0, whole genome shotgun sequence, the window TGATGACCGACGCTAAAAGTCTATTATAGGCGTCGGTTAGTAAAAGACCGACGCTAAAGGATCAGTTTTAGGCATCGGTTGTTTTATGACCGACGCAAAAGGTCTAACACAGATGACATTAAGTGTCGGTTAAGCTAGCAACCGACACCTAAAGTATGTATAGGCCACGGTTCTCTATATAACCGACGCTAAAAGTGCGATGCTAAAAGACAATTCTGTACTAGtgtacttggtgtttttctgtttactgtgttcttagtgtattattcttgaatcttttaaatttgtaaaagatcgtattcaacccccccttctacaatctttctcttagttggtgtaaaataacaattggtatcagagcgaggttcccaacaaacagggaaaaagatcaacactgctagagaaagatgggaaagaaggatgctggagtgaagattcctgttcttgacaaagacaactattttcactggaaagtgagaatgcatctgcatctgttgtccattgatgaaaggtatgtgaactgcattgaaaaaggacctcatgtccccatgaaggtctgcacaagtatgggagctgatggtgaagacatggtaggtaagatgattccaaaacctatccatgaatattctcaagaagataccgaagaagtgcacaaggacaagaaaaccatgaaccttctgttcaatggtttggatcaagaaatgattgatagtgttattagctgcacaagtgccaaagaagtttgggacaccatcaggaccatctgtgaagggaatgaacaagtaagagagaacaaaatgcagcttctgattcaacaatatgagtcatttcatttcaaggctggtgaaagtttgagtgatacatttaacagatttcaaaaattgttaaatggtctaaagctctttggaagagtatatcaagttaaggattcaaatttgaaattcttaagagctcttcccaaagaatggaaacccatgacagtctctctcagaaatacacaagaatttaaagactacaCTCTAGAGaaactgtatggaaccttaaaaacttatgagcttgaaatggaacaagatgaagagattgagaaaagccaaaagaaagggcattcatctgtggctctagttgtatctctagaggatactgtcaaggacaagggaaagtctcaagttgaagaaactgagaagttggtcaaagaggagagctcagagtcaagcaaaggaaaaagaaaagagaaagatgtagttgattctggtgaagaaagtgatggaattgatgagcatctagccttcctgtcaagaagattctccaaactaaaattcaaaaagaattttaattctgcaaaatcatttaaaggcaatcccaagtctgatagaagcatggtagacatatcaaaattcaagtgcttcaactgtgggaatgcaggtcactttgcaaatgagtgcagaaagcctaaagttgagaagaagtcaaatgaaaacattgactacaaaaagaaatattatgaacttctcaaacaaaaggaaagagcattcatcacaaaggatgattgggcagctggagatgattctgatgaagaagaggagtttgtcaatctagctctaatggccaactccacagatcatgaagaaaacactggaagcagtagtcaggtattcactacaaacctaattgagttaactaaagatgaatgcaatgctaccataaatgaaatgtctacagaactgtatcatttgcatgtttctttaaaatctctcactaaggaaaatagtaggattaaggaagctaacacctttcttagtgatagaaacagtgtcttagaagctcaatttattgagtttgagactgagaagttggtcagaTACAGTTCTCAAGCATATCTGTTGCAAAACTTATGGTTTATCATCTTGGTGACCAACAAACATGTCCAATCTCCCAGAGGTCATGACTTACCATATTTACATGCAACACCCTGACAACTGCTGAGAAATCAAGTGTTTCTCTCATTGTCATCTCTGGCACATGCCAATCTTGTCGACTAACATAGGCAAATGTCCTCTATGGAACAAACTCTTTTAAACCGTGTCCGTTGTAAGTAATATTCCCTGACATTTTCGAAGAAATTAAGGTATtagagaacaaaaaaaattaataagacCACTGACCAAATAAAAAAATGTCACTTCCAATTGTCCTGTTAAATGAACCAAAAATTACACAGTAAGAACACAAATCACCTAATGGACCATGGCCATCCCAAAGAGCACAAGTTTTGCATTGTAgataagatatatattttaaatcacaAAAGAACATAGTCCGGGTctgaaaagaataaaaaaatgataaataaaatccaacaacttataaacaaaaataataatagaataaaatgaatttttttttctagtaGAAAACGGAATACTGGAGAAATAAAAGTGAAAAACCAACCAGGCGGGGTGGATAAATAGAAGATAAAGATTAAAGAGTCCTGAAAATGCGTCAAGCAAAAAAGGCACTGATGCAGGGATGTAGGCCCAGTCATGCTTactattttgtttatttatggaCATATCCCGCCGTGAGGATGGTTCAAGCTAGAATTAGTGGTGTCATAGCATAGGCAAATCTCAGGCGGCCCTCTATTCTAATAGTCGTGGTGTTTGTATTTGTGTCCTGTAGAAAAAGAGCGGATTCTGAATGTGTATAATTAGAAGTTCTATGATATGGATGATAGCATGTTTTTTGTGCAAAAGATAGCGATTTTCTCATTACCCATCGAATTTTATCAGCCAAAGTCCAGGTGGATTGAAGTTACAAtcacaataatatattttcatcatttaaatcaatatttattaataacatgATGTACTATCGCTAGTGGATTAGGTAATTCATTCATAGTGCAGTGAAGTTATAGCACCAAAAAACAGTGACATGTAAAGTTCATctgtataaataaaaagatattgTTTGTGGATAAAATTGGAgtttaataaagaaaaaacaTGCACCTGGAAACGGCTATATACAATGTCTGAGTCTAGCAGATACTCTGGCCTACCCAAAGATAAGAATGCAAATCTCCACTGTTTACCAGGATCAAGTTCcctaaacaaaacataaaaatcaACATTAGATGATCCAACACAATGTATGATACACAGTAACAAACATACAAAGAACAGGGATCCAATATCAACCGTTAATTTCATgcttaaataaaacaaaaagatCATACCTTCGAGAACTCCTCGTCTGAAATTTGCACCTTCAGATGCctgtaatatcaaaaaaaaatacgtCTCCATTAATCAATGATCAGAAAACGAAGAAAATTCATATCCTTTGTATTCACTATTACTTTACCATAAAAGTCACCAGTATCCGTAAATGATCAGAAAACGAAGAAAAAATTGCTGCAATAAATACTCAGAGCGTAGGTTTGAAATCACGTCTCCATTAATCAaagaattcaaaatttaaaccgATGAAAAGATGATAGAAATGTGAGTAAAATCCGGCAGTTGGAGGAAATCGTGGAGGCTAAATTGCAGGGATCGAGGAGGAAGTCGTTTCCAACAGTTAGACCCGGTTATAGTTGGATCAACCCGATAAAAGTATAAAAAAACAACAGTATTCAAGTCGGGTATAACCCAGATTGAAATGGAGGATCCAAGATGGAGGGGAAATGACGGAAATGGACGCAGCTTTGTATGGGGTGAAAAAATTAGGAAGGACAGAAAAAGTCTTTTTTCCAAAATGTTTGTATTCAGGAATTAGGATTATATAGATTTAAGTTATTACAAGAAAATTTTCTGACACGACTTATTTTTTCTCATAAAAATTAAGTTCTCATCTGTATAAGAACTTGTAAACTTTaagttttatgtttataatttttttttgagtaaagttcttttattggagaccgtggagaccacttatattctacaatcaaaacactataaaatacattattttgtgaagtatgttcaacaaatatcatgtattcataaaaattgttgaaaatcatccatgtttcataagtatataatgtatgttgtgcaagttgaacaatatcctgcaaactaaatatatttcgtagaatataacattttgtaatgttctgcatgcgaaacttatatgatgatattcaagattttaaagtgaaataatgattttgtacaacatgatgtgcaaaactatacattttgcaatgttttaatgcaatatttcacttgcagaacataagtggtctccacggtcttcaataaaagtggtctccataaaACTTTACTCTTTTTTGTAATGATATATCAACAAATTTGTACTATATTCTAAAAGCTAAACATACTACAATcatcaatattcaatatatcaatataaaggAGAACCATGGGTTGTTTAGGTGGAGCCTCTCAGAGAtagctctgttctatttttctaattttctgaaatttttggatgaaaaaatatcaaaaataaaaactgtcttttttagtttcaaatatattggaagaaagtttcagaactacctttttcaaaatatcaaaatcgaattagaatttgaaactatcatcatatttttggaaaagatatatatcaaaaacaaaaagtatttttgataagtCGGTCTTTTATCAAATCAACCCTTATAAATTGAGATCAGACATCATAAATTTTAacacacaattttttttgagcTTATTTGTCATTCTCcatctaataaaataatgagttacactatgCTAGATGATTTGAAtgacgatagagatgattggctGATAATAGTAAGAGTTCGTcggatgtgggagtcgacaaatccaaacacgggagaacgatatagtcttgacatgatattgatggatgaaaaggtcaataaattaactatcagggatatatgtttgttcgttattcttttataatatctgTTTTGTgcatcagacatgtttgttgttgctaatttttatatgatttattttgtatacagaAAAAGATTATTCATGCAACGCTTCCACATTATCTGTTTCTCGGTTAAGTACCTTTTAAGTGAagattgtttatacagtataaaaaaataaaagttattgCAACTTGCGAGTAAGGGTGGTTATAGACCGCGATCTCATCGGTTGAAATTGATGTTTTTGCGGacaactaattaaaaaaaaggaaGGAATCACTAATAAACCTATGAATGGATTGGAGTTCATACGTCCCAAgatgattaataatttaatattcatacAACTAGAACATAATGTTTATCCTTATTAAAATTAGAGATGGTTTCGGAGTTGAATCTTAATATCTTTTAGACTTTTACGCACCTATGTTAAATAgaactaaaattaagatttgtcgtgttttgaatcgttaattacatgcaaatttttattttcatttattcacTCATTAATTACTGCCCAATTTtagaatttcatatattaatattggtattgcatcgagatatttataatataaaatttatttattcgctaaatatataattttgaatcattaatataatttttataggctgccacaaaattattttactttataaatattaatattaaatcattaatataatttttataacccGTCGCatcgcgcggcttctcaactagtttattattaaagacaTGTTAAAAATTGTGATAGTCGATTTGTATTTTGACACAATAAACTATAGCTGTGagtttatttaaatcaaattgatCATTTTAGAATTCTTATTTTTACACTGCTAAAGTCTAAAGGTCGAATTTGTTAACAACATAATTTATTAGCTTTCAACATCATCATTGCCGGTCACACATTTATATTTGGAACTATAAATAATTGGTCTAAATTTAAGCAAATGGCTCTAACTTCTAAGGGTGTCCTCCATAAGTTTTACTAGCAACACCTTTAGGTGGGACTCGGATTTAACATAAAGGAACATATATGAATCATAAGGTGACATGGATCTTACCATTCCGAGcctttttcattcaagaaaggaTGCCACTACGATAGAGAACCCCCTAAGCCctaacatatacacatataatataacaataaaatGATTCTTGTTCTTAAGATCATCAAATTCTTTTAGGTGTGCATGCATCTGGCCGGAAGTGAAATAGCCAGACAGATCGTACATGGTCCTTGTGTCATCGAATTTTAGTTACTTTTTCTCCTTGACCAAGCGGATAGAATAAtcaaagggttaattatcaaactcatcactgaagtggacaaatggtatcaacttcatcactgatctccacggggtctcaagttgctcactaaactcgcttaatggtatcaaactcgttaaaaaaaagtaacggaGGTTAGCAGAGTGACAGATTGCCGGTTGACGtgacacattaataaaaaatattgaagaaaaacaaatgaaagaaaataaaaaaaaaagtagaaaatataaatgccacataatttgaagtttatatggaaataaagcatgcaaactttttattaaattgattttaggatataattatctaaataaacgtATCgaactaaatttaatatataattaactaaacaattaagattaacttttatgttttttattagattataattatttttgaataatattgaaatgttttcatTTGATGTAACTGTTCCTTAAAAGCAGTTGTTCAGTATACGTGCATGTGCAATTgttaaacaattttatattaaaaagaatatagATAATGGTAACCGTTGGATGAAAATAAAATGGATGGATCAGATGTTGGTCTCCAATACTCTAGGATAATTATGGTCTCCAAGGAGCTTTACTCTAATTTagcatttataatttaaaaagtgTTGTAATTGGAAAATAAGGTCAATTTGGAATAAGAAGAGAAATGTTTCTtgcacactgttacctctcaaacagttaaagttaaagGCAGATTTGGACGAAACAGTATTGATTAgtggttacaacttgcacgagaaTGTTAAGTGTAGAGTgcatattgccacgttttaaagttcaggtaataaactgcgtttggagcaaacctaAAGGTTTAACTCTATCTTAAAAGGAGTATTTAACCAAGGTAATATATGGACAACTTAGGAACACAAATATAAATCACACATTTTAAACATCCAAAAATATTGAGGGGGATCTTGACTAAGAGAATATGTTAGTTCCATAaacatttcaaatttcaatcacTTAGAGAATATAGTTCTccatcaattaattaaatattacaaaaatacagTAGAAAGTTAATTATTCTCCATCAACTAATCAAATTAGCATTCGATGTATCCTGCTCCTTAAAGTAGGATGCGACGGGAGGATAAGGTCCCGTAAATTTATGTCAAAAGGGTTTTCAGATTCCCCTCACACACTGGCTGCAATCGAAGGCTGAGGTTGTTTCGGTTCAGGTCCAACATGGCTCATATTTTGAAAAGTTAGGCACCTGCCCTGGTTACATGGATGATGGGTCTCGCCAGTTTATCAAACTTCTAGTTAGTGCTGACATCTCATGATTTTAGTAATCTATATTAGACACAGTGACTGATGAATTGAATGACCTAAATGGAGAATACCGAAAGAGCTGGTTACAAGgggtttgattttgtttttacatACATAATAATCCTAGGGgaaatatatatagtaatcATCAAGGAAGGTACAGATAAAACCAATAACCAATTcaccaaatccaaatccaagaCCATAAAATATATGCAACAAAAACATCTTGGATCTCTGCATAGTCAAAAGGCTAGAATAGTTTATGATAAAGATTTTGTGCACGTTGCTAAAATGGAGACAATATAACTCCTCTTATCAGAATTAGCAGCTCAATTTGAGGGGTTAATCTACGAAATGGAACTGAAATTTGTGTTTTTAAATGGCATGCTCGAATAAATATTGTCAACCGATTATATAAATGAAGGAAAAGTGGACATGGTGTTGAATTAAGTCGTATATACAAGCATCGAATACACGCTCTTCACACTCCTGTGAACCTAATCTAAATGTGAAAATAATAAATGGTAGTGAGATATGAATTAGGTTCACAATAACAGAATTGAGCCTAATGAGATATTCCCTTGGTATTGAAGCAAACAAGATAAGGCAGCAATACTAATATCTCAATCCAGTAGTAATACTGATAGAGCTTGGCACAAAGCATTCCAAGTTTAAGAGAGGAACTTCAGTGACTGCAAATAAGTATAAAGTTTGGTTGGCAACCAACTATACCTCAATTTACGATCAGTGTTTAAtgataaaatttacaaaataggaTCCCGTCGTCGTTTCCTCAATTGCTGCAGTTTCTTATTTCAAAGGCGAAGGCAACACGTACAATGCATTTTCTTTCTGACGTGCGGTTGATGAACCAATTAGCGTGATAATGGTAAAAGAGGTAGGAAAACAGGGTAAAACTTTCAATAGGTGGAAATATAGCCAGTTGTTTTGAAGGGTAAAAGCAGAATAGAATCTAATCCCAAGGGGGGATTAATAGAAGGCAGTAAAGTAAACTGTGTTAAACTTCAAAGCGACTTGATAACCAACGGATTCTATTTGGTTTTATTGTTTAGAAATGTTAgataaatttcatattaatttgtTCTTTAAGCGAATCCTATCTAGTTTCTATTCCTGATAGAAGTATATAGAAATAGAAAATAGCATAGATTCATATCCGTACAATACAAAGATTTAAGAGCAAGTTCAACGCTGCTCTACGTCGAtttctaaatataatatgaaaaattatgTCGTCGtaatttaaaacatattttattaacttCGACTCCAAGAATGTGTTTGTTTTATTCTTACTatgtgtttaatattttattattaaagattttctttcatcattaaagcaaaataaaagagaaagagaaagagagtgttcataatagtttattataattaaaatataagatatGGAAAGGAGAGAGATGTCTCAAAATTAAGATTTGAAGAGGTTGTCCTGTAATATAAGCATCACTAAGACATCACTAGAATtaatcttcttcttcatcaaatgctcaaaattataattgaagATATGATACAAGGTATCTCTTGGACTTACTCTGAGTCATATATAATCCTGTCTTTCGAGCTTATATTGATATTGtagtgttttaatattttaaacattaTGGGACACTTATTTATCATAAAtatcttaaattttagttttccGTATTGGGGATGGGaactcggcacgcattctagtgctattataaaatataatttgataaattattttgaactttttttcttctgaataaaaatttattatctaaatttttgaacaaaaaaatttcaaagaaaaattatgaaattatgttttatatgcgctttaaaataaaaagatcttttacCCAGAAAACTCCGGCAAAAGCGTACTCTTTTTATAGTTGAAAGATTTACTATAGGTCGAAACAGAATATATTAAAAGAATACGAACTCGAACAGGGATACTCTATTAAGGGATTCCCCCTTCGAGCTTTCTTGCGAAGAGAAGAAGCTGCAACCATCAACGGCAAAAAAAAGACGTTGCTTGCGTTAGTGTTCGTAACGAATCCCTCGGTAGGGCATAGGAAAGCGACTACACCACCATTGTTTGAGCTTATATCGATCGTTCCCCACCATGTCGAGCAATGTAAAAAAGGTGTGCACAAATGAGTGGGTCAGGGAGTAACATTCTTTCCCTCATGCTTCACCGATCCTTGCACCTTCAATttctttttccattttttttattttgcttgcCAAGTGTTGCACCTTCAATTTCCATCTATATATACCCCACCCCTATCAttttgtaataatttattttgtgtgGAGCTACATGTATATGCAAGTATATAGTTTCTTTCCCTTTGATTTCCTTCTACGAAGACTCTCACTCAAGTTAAAGttagatatatatatcaatGAGCAAGAAAGCATCATATATGGATGCTAAAAGGGAAAGAAATTCAAAGGAAGTAGCTGAGATGATAACGAATAGTTGTGATGATCAAGAAGAAGAAACGATGATCGAAGATCTTCGAAGAGGCACGTGGACTGCTGAAGAAGATATGGCTCTCATGAATTACATCTCTCACCATGGTGAAGGCCGTTGGAATTCTCTAGCTCATTCAGCAGGTAATTGGCCCAGAAAGTGCCCGTATGCTAGCACTACAAGAAACAGGCCTTTTTACGATGGAAATAGCCCTGTTTGTTGTAGTGCAGTGACCTAGGTCATTATTTAGTCCAACAAGCCTAACTTTTTATTGTAGTGACTGTAATTATGAGAAAATATGAAGTTTTTGTCATTCCATGCAGGACTGAAAAGAACCGGAAAGAGCTGCAGATTAAGGTGGCTGAATTATTTACGTCCAGATGTTCGACGTGGAAACATCACACTCGAAGAACAACTCGTGATCCTTGAACTTCATTCTCGTTGGGGTAACCGGTATGTAATtgcatatttacaattagtAAGGTATACTGCATCAATCATTTTACGATCAAGAGATGTAAATCATCCTCTTATATGGATCTTCGATTCATGATCTGGCACGTTTCTCTCACTTACTATTTATAATGTGACAGATGGTCAAAAATTGCTCAACACTTGCCAGGAAGGACGGATAACGAGATCAAGAATTATTGGAGGACAAGAGTTCAAAAACATGCCAAACAGATCAAATGTGACGTGAATAGCAAGCAATTTAGAGACACTGTGCGCTACCTTTGGATGCCTAGATTAGTTGAAAGAATTCAAGCTGCTAGTGGCGATAGTACTGGCTTTGCCAAGGCAACAGAAGCCACTAGCTACAATAATAGCAACGACAATATTAATAACTTAAGTGTTCCGAGCCAAGTAATCGTAATGCCAGAGACAGACAAGATGATGTGTGACAATTTGGAGAGCATGGTCCAGTCCGAAACTAATAATCCTAGTAGCTTCACACCGGAAAATTTCAGCACCATTGCCTCATTGGAGACTGATTCCTACACTAATCTTTCTCTTGATCTAATTAATCCTATTCAGAATTCTTATGTTTCCGATGAGCTCGGGTTCACAGATACCCTAATGAGCCCCGTGGGTTACTATAACCAAGGTTTAGGATATCAGTTTATAGAGCAAAAGACCAGTAACCCTTGGATGGACAGTGGGGAAATATTGGATAACTTCTGGAGTACTGCTGCTGATATCTGGATACTAAATTaaacaactaatatatataaacattaaacAGATGAACTACAAATAAAGTAacttgacatatatatatataggcaaattaaatatatgtatttccaTTTCATCAAACTAATAAACTGAACTACTGAGATACATCCGGAAGGGGAAGATTTAAATACTAACTGCTGGTGGGGTTTCCCTGTGTTATCTTTTTTGGGTCTGATTTAGTATGATATTAGTTTTAAGGTTttttaatgtccttgttctaaAGACAGCTGTATCAATTAAGTGCTGAATAtagcatatattttaaataaagtgCGAACTTTAGAAGCCAGATTGGCCACAAAATTTGTACTATAAAGTAAGAGAGTGTGCTTAATTGGTTCCACTTCCACCGTGTTTAGGcgtgatatatttttaatatatagttcAACCTGGGTCTCTCCCTGGT includes:
- the LOC108201568 gene encoding transcription factor JAMYB codes for the protein MSKKASYMDAKRERNSKEVAEMITNSCDDQEEETMIEDLRRGTWTAEEDMALMNYISHHGEGRWNSLAHSAGLKRTGKSCRLRWLNYLRPDVRRGNITLEEQLVILELHSRWGNRWSKIAQHLPGRTDNEIKNYWRTRVQKHAKQIKCDVNSKQFRDTVRYLWMPRLVERIQAASGDSTGFAKATEATSYNNSNDNINNLSVPSQVIVMPETDKMMCDNLESMVQSETNNPSSFTPENFSTIASLETDSYTNLSLDLINPIQNSYVSDELGFTDTLMSPVGYYNQGLGYQFIEQKTSNPWMDSGEILDNFWSTAADIWILN